The Pichia kudriavzevii chromosome 3, complete sequence nucleotide sequence CAAATCTTCCTCCAGGTTAAATAATTCTGACCCAAACAATGCATCCATCAAATCGTTATTTAAGCTCAGAGAGTTCAAAACATCGTTGATATTATCATTAGCGTTGATATCAAGAGCAGGTTGGTTATCCGAAGCTGAAGTTGCATTATTGGCAAGATGAATTTCATTACTTCCTAGTGCAGGATTATCCAATTCGGTAGCTTCAAAATTTCTTGGAGAATCGGTCTTTGATATTGTGTCTTTACCCATAGGACTCTCAGTCGGTATTAATGAATATGGTTCAGCCTGATCATCTCCCATAGGAGAAAATGGGTATAACCCACCACCACTCGGCATATTATCAAATCTCCTAGGTTTTTTAGATCTAGCTGGTGATTTAGATGGTCTTTCATTCTTAGGTGTCGGGGTCCTAGTTCGCTTGCTTCTTCCCTGTTGGTTGAGATTCAATTTGATCTTACGATAACCTGTGCTGATACTACTAACACTGGTTTTACCTGTTTCGTCTTTGGTTTCAATGTTCTTAACATTACTTGGTTTTGCCCCATATTTGACTACTAATATTTGTATGATTCCTAAATCGTCCAATAAGGTCTCGATTATATCAGACATCCTCCTCATTGtaccatcaatttttccTAGGTTCTTCCATATCAACTTTCTgatcaaattgattgacTTTAGTACTTCATCTAAGTTGATTCCGTATTTTTTATCTAGGTTatccaaatcaataatTTGCTTTTCCTTTGAGTTCTGAGACGACTTGAACAGGGTATACGAAAGTGTCAAAACCATGATGGCATTGTAACAATAAAATATGTCAAAATATATCGTACCATTGAAGAACCCTTTCGAGTCTGTATAGCTGATAATCTCGGCCGTCTTGAAAGAAGACTTAATACCGCAAACTAATAAAGCCAAAAATGGGTCATCATTTTTTATGATGTAAGATTGCGAGTTGACTATGTACAAAAACATAGGCAAAGTTAAAGCAATATAATAGTAATGATACTGAATATGTAGTTTTGGCTTATATCTGTTGATCGGTAAAGATTTATAATCTTTCCAAATTTCAGGAACGCCTTCCCAAAATTTTTCTAGCTTTCTTCTAAAATATAGTGCTTTTTCAACACTAACTAGTGATAAAGGCTCCTTGTGtgatttctttttataatccaatatttcaaagataattTTTGTCAACATGCAACTACGAGAGTAAAACACCTTAAACTCTTCGTCTGTTTCATCCTCAACTGTTGGCAGCCCTATATCTATTTCCTCCCATGGAATGCCACTTGATCTACCAAATGAATAGGATAAAATAGTTTCCGACTTGGCTAACGACCATAAAATTCTTTTCATGACGTCTGCCTTCTTGTCGTTAAATTTTGCAACTATGGATTTTCTATGTAAACCTAAACTTTTTGCCTGGATTACGGCGAGTTCCATTAAGCAATAACCGCTTTCTCTAACTTTTATACTTGAAAGATAAACAGAAAACAGAATCAACAAACGAATACCATCAATTGAAGGAGTCAACACCACATCGGTAAAAGATAACTTTATAATGTCTATAAGTTTACTTATCGTCTCATCATCAAGTTTGGCATTTGAGGGAAGGATCTCCGGAAATGAGTACTGCTGGAACCTTTTCCCCAAAATCCAAACCATAtatattgaacaaatctCGGCACTAGACAACCTCAACACGGTGTGTGTGTCAGCTTCTTCCCTGTTCATGTCGGCATCAATTTCCTCCCAAAATATATGATATTTCTCCATGAAAAGCTCcctgttgaagatgaagtaATATGGATGGACTTTCTCAAAGAATATTTTCATGTAAAAGTCCGcttcttccttttcgaTCGTATTGATAAGGGGGAATCTGTCAATCTCGATCCTGTCAAAGTTATACAGCTGTTTAGGGTATTGATATGCTGGTGCATTATCCGAGGTAATTGTTTGCACAGAATGATCTCTTAGATCCTGCGTGGAGGTTGGaggtttctttttattaAACgaatttttgataattataTCACATAAACCATTCAAGAGTGACGCAGTACCAAAGTTCCCAATAAAATGGGTATGCCCAAATCGGTCCATAATCAACCTCTCGTTGTCACTATTCTTCAACTTAACTCCTGGTGGTAATTTTGGCAGTTTTGGTtgttctttattttcagtaATGAGTAGTTGCTTGGATGTAGACTCCTGATTTTCAGTCGCTTCAAGAGAATCGATCTCATTTCTACGTTTTGTAAGTTTCTTCCTGGGtatatcttcatttttattAGCTGCATGACTCACTGATTCACTTTTTATCACTGCAGGTTTCTTAGGCATCAAATCAGTTTTTTCGGTTATGGCCTTATCTGGCTGTGcttctttctctgtttttagATTTTCAAGTGTTTCGTTATCTTCCTCATCTGCCAAATCTAATTTTGGCATTTCTATCTTTAGCTTATGGCCTAAGTCTATCAAGTCTTCGAAACTATAAATATCTGAGTCGGGAAACAGTCCAGCCACTAAAGATAGCAGACATTTATAGTGGAATGCGATATTTTTGACGGGACCATAAAAGCGTTTTTTTCTCGGTATGGAAGTTGTGCATGCTACACCAGCTTTAGTGCATTGTAAGCACGGCGTAATGTTGTCATACTTCAAGTCATTGTTTTGTATCCTATTACACTTAGTTTTCCTTAATTTGCATCTATCACAAGAGAAAAGTGCCcgttttctcttttcagACGGCACCTGTCTTCTCTTAGACTGAAGCCTCTGATTCCCACTCATAACTTT carries:
- a CDS encoding uncharacterized protein (PKUD0C04200; similar to Saccharomyces cerevisiae YOR380W (RDR1)); this encodes MDHSHQSLIKPSYRERLVCQKYYVLSSCIYSNLNFLISFKVSFIGLFTCLTSVPRVHCPITERNPKVMSGNQRLQSKRRQVPSEKRKRALFSCDRCKLRKTKCNRIQNNDLKYDNITPCLQCTKAGVACTTSIPRKKRFYGPVKNIAFHYKCLLSLVAGLFPDSDIYSFEDLIDLGHKLKIEMPKLDLADEEDNETLENLKTEKEAQPDKAITEKTDLMPKKPAVIKSESVSHAANKNEDIPRKKLTKRRNEIDSLEATENQESTSKQLLITENKEQPKLPKLPPGVKLKNSDNERLIMDRFGHTHFIGNFGTASLLNGLCDIIIKNSFNKKKPPTSTQDLRDHSVQTITSDNAPAYQYPKQLYNFDRIEIDRFPLINTIEKEEADFYMKIFFEKVHPYYFIFNRELFMEKYHIFWEEIDADMNREEADTHTVLRLSSAEICSIYMVWILGKRFQQYSFPEILPSNAKLDDETISKLIDIIKLSFTDVVLTPSIDGIRLLILFSVYLSSIKVRESGYCLMELAVIQAKSLGLHRKSIVAKFNDKKADVMKRILWSLAKSETILSYSFGRSSGIPWEEIDIGLPTVEDETDEEFKVFYSRSCMLTKIIFEILDYKKKSHKEPLSLVSVEKALYFRRKLEKFWEGVPEIWKDYKSLPINRYKPKLHIQYHYYYIALTLPMFLYIVNSQSYIIKNDDPFLALLVCGIKSSFKTAEIISYTDSKGFFNGTIYFDIFYCYNAIMVLTLSYTLFKSSQNSKEKQIIDLDNLDKKYGINLDEVLKSINLIRKLIWKNLGKIDGTMRRMSDIIETLLDDLGIIQILVVKYGAKPSNVKNIETKDETGKTSVSSISTGYRKIKLNLNQQGRSKRTRTPTPKNERPSKSPARSKKPRRFDNMPSGGGLYPFSPMGDDQAEPYSLIPTESPMGKDTISKTDSPRNFEATELDNPALGSNEIHLANNATSASDNQPALDINANDNINDVLNSLSLNNDLMDALFGSELFNLEEDLLL